One genomic window of Lytechinus variegatus isolate NC3 chromosome 1, Lvar_3.0, whole genome shotgun sequence includes the following:
- the LOC121430200 gene encoding uncharacterized protein LOC121430200, with translation MSVEKVKSLRLQRRGAKAKLSRYGKALQSLINDQRPVPEVQEMFEQYAGAFDDLQNKHASYTEVVEDDDEFEKEELWMDECHNSFMKLQIIERDYCKVDESFREVTQPQEHQQGASARYYQSLEATLSADEQQDESSREAGQPADAGRRMKGSAYKMERPKLPSFDGNIRDYCIFKADFLHAVGNQYDDRDALMILRSCLQSKPLQLVKGIGQDYTAAWEQLDMIYGDERFVADAIINDISKVRPLKTGESDRFCEFVHLVRRSYNTLKEINQPGNLDNSHMLAIMEKKLSPEDRLVWFRHQETCGKASFDLFLTWLTIELKSRMRASAPVRSDSKSGGVHIVGKAVPNGETKFQPFHKCWICETSSHWLDQCKKFLAMSQIDRLQLVKTNHACFSCLKKAGKEHRMSNCKRRRRCSETSAGEPCKYFHHPLLHASTEVRGGNVDVAFAGNSEALLPIVTVEILGQRGAVCEGNVLLDSGAQVSLIKKSVAEELKLKGSNISITITKVGGEQEQMETQQHQLKVKSLSTNAIHSVTAVALPCISENIAEVKIDAMAKLFNLKSGDLRRGSGSVHLLIGIDYPKMHMGKSRQKGQLAARKSPLGWVIFGAPKKSSDRMNVLHVKLTSPIDLTDFWSSESMGVQSSSCHCEPSPLSKQEKEEEQIIRESSKKVGNKWEIAYPWRKDPNLLPDNRAQAEKVLCSTEKRLARNQDHADAYGKQMKELVENGFARKLTENEVDQYEGPIHYISHHAVLRPEKRSTPVRIVFNSSSSYHGHCLNDYWFKGPDLLNDLLGVLLRFRMNEVGFCGDISKMYHRVSIPERDMNVHRYLWRDMQTDRKPDVYIMKVVTFGDKPAPAMAQLALRMTAEAAEATHPKAAQVLKESVYMDDICDSVREVSEAEQLTSEIDQVLQEGGFKVKGWTSNEALKGESKKEGETRILEAALEDKVLGIAWDNQQDMFFYKVKETVPSSPNDGKDEESLLTKRKVLSRIARIFDPIGFAAPVLVRAKIGMQQLWQRGYDWDELLPSDQQKWWVTFLKEMQDLNNVKYERCLTPPMAIGQPTLCIFADASEVAFGVCVYLQWKLEDGKYAVRFVLAKSRVAPLKKITVPRLELQAAVMAARVYTTVMKELRLQPESVIFMTDSMIALSWIRSEGRKFKPFVAARIGEIQSHTNPAQWKYVPGELNPADDVSRGLPVKKLSERWKQGPAFLYRPKEEWPSEKAVPDTETEVESERRKVNHISAKQNDVIDVKKFSSWRKLIRVTAYVLKFVEKLKAARWIRSDDNVDPDERCLSTAQLQKAERFLIKEAQSTLHQRVKNGDFKTLSPFVDKEGIIRVGGRLDKAQISYEQRHPALLPYGAWISTLITRHMHQLGHGGVAATAAKIRRQYWILQIHKLAKTVKYRCVMCRRMEHQVESQVMSDLPDERVAPFTPPFYFSSVDYFGPISVKVGRNKTAKHYGVLFSCLNTRAIHLEVAVDCTSMEFMQVLRRFFAMRGQPAFILSDNGTQFVGTERELHEMVQGWSSEELRDFCAERGTTWKFTTPSAPHHNGCAEALVKSCKIALKKAIGDQLLTPFELHTCLQEVANLVNQRPIGRAPNDPDDGTYLCPNDLLLGRSSSAVPQGPFRETKNPRHRFEFVQRIVDAYWKSWMRDVFPLLVPRRKWNNDRRNVRIDDVVILADHNAVRGKWTLGRIIQVYPGTDGKVRTVKVKSKGCEYKRPISKIVVIYPTEGYDDE, from the coding sequence ATGTCAGTTGAGAAAGTCAAATCTCTGCGCCTGCAGAGGAGAGGGGCAAAAGCCAAGTTGTCCAGGTATGGAAAGGCCCTTCAGAGCCTGATCAATGATCAGAGACCTGTACCAGAAGTACAGGAGATGTTTGAACAGTATGCTGGTGCCTTTGATGATCTTCAGAATAAGCATGCTAGTTATACCGAAGTGGTAGAAGATGACGACGAATTCGAAAAGGAAGAGTTGTGGATGGACGAGTGCCATAATTCGTTCATGAAGCTACAGATCATCGAAAGGGACTATTGCAAGGTTGATGAAAGTTTCAGGGAAGTAACGCAACCCCAGGAACATCAGCAAGGTGCATCGGCCAGGTATTATCAGAGTTTAGAAGCAACGTTGTCAGCCGATGAACAGCAAGATGAGTCATCCAGAGAGGCAGGTCAGCCTGCTGATGCAGGAAGGAGAATGAAAGGATCTGCTTATAAGATGGAGAGGCCTAAACTGCCAAGCTTCGATGGCAACATCCGAGATTACTGTATCTTCAAGGCTGATTTTCTCCATGCTGTTGGAAATCAGTACGATGATAGAGATGCCCTCATGATTCTGCGCTCTTGTCTTCAGAGCAAGCCCTTGCAGTTGGTTAAAGGGATAGGACAAGACTATACCGCAGCCTGGGAGCAACTAGATATGATTTACGGGGATGAGCGGTTTGTAGCTGACGCCATCATCAATGATATTTCCAAGGTCAGACCATTAAAGACGGGAGAATCTGACAGGTTTTGTGAATTCGTTCACCTTGTTCGAAGGAGTTACAACACCTTAAAGGAGATAAACCAACCAGGGAACCTAGACAACAGCCACATGCTTGCCATAATGGAAAAAAAGCTTAGCCCAGAAGACCGACTGGTTTGGTTTAGACACCAAGAAACATGTGGCAAGGCAAGCTTCGATTTGTTCCTCACCTGGCTTACAATCGAACTGAAGTCCAGAATGAGAGCGTCGGCCCCAGTAAGAAGTGATAGTAAGTCAGGTGGTGTTCATATAGTAGGAAAGGCAGTACCCAATGGAGAAACCAAATTCCAGCCTTTTCACAAGTGTTGGATCTGCGAGACTTCGTCACATTGGTTGGATCAGTGCAAGAAGTTCTTAGCCATGTCACAGATAGATAGGCTTCAACTAGTCAAGACCAACCATGCATGTTTCAGCTGTTTGAAGAAGGCTGGGAAAGAACACAGAATGTCCAACTGCAAACGAAGACGTAGGTGCAGTGAAACAAGTGCTGGGGAACCATGTAAATACTTCCACCATCCCCTCCTACACGCATCAACAGAAGTCAGAGGTGGAAATGTAGATGTTGCCTTTGCGGGCAACTCGGAAGCACTGCTGCCTATTGTTACAGTCGAGATCTTGGGGCAGCGAGGAGCAGTCTGTGAGGGAAATGTGCTCTTGGACTCTGGAGCACAAGTAAGTCTAATCAAGAAGTCTGTTGCTGAGGAACTGAAGCTGAAGGGAAGCAACATCAGCATCACCATTACCAAGGTCGGTGGAGAGCAAGAGCAGATGGAAACCCAACAACATCAACTGAAAGTGAAATCCCTCTCTACTAATGCCATCCATTCGGTGACAGCAGTGGCATTACCATGTATTAGTGAGAACATTGCAGAGGTGAAGATAGATGCAATGGCCAAGCTGTTTAATCTGAAGTCTGGTGATCTACGAAGAGGAAGTGGGTCAGTTCATCTTCTCATTGGCATAGACTACCCAAAGATGCATATGGGTAAGTCAAGACAGAAGGGACAGTTAGCAGCTCGTAAATCACCACTGGGCTGGGTTATCTTTGGTGCTCCCAAGAAAAGCAGTGACAGGATGAATGTGCTGCATGTGAAGTTGACATCTCCTATCGACTTGACTGATTTCTGGAGCTCAGAATCCATGGGAGTGCAGTCCAGCTCCTGTCATTGCGAGCCAAGTCCCTTGAGTAAGCAGGAGAAGGAAGAAGAGCAGATCATCAGAGAGTCTAGCAAAAAGGTTGGAAATAAATGGGAGATTGCTTATCCTTGGAGAAAAGATCCCAACTTACTTCCTGACAATCGAGCACAAGCAGAGAAGGTACTGTGTTCAACAGAGAAAAGGCTTGCACGAAACCAGGACCATGCAGATGCCTATGGTAAACAGATGAAAGAACTGGTAGAGAATGGATTTGCTCGTAAGTTAACAGAGAATGAAGTAGATCAGTATGAGGGTCCTATTCACTACATATCCCACCATGCTGTTCTGCGACCTGAGAAGAGAAGCACACCTGTACGCATCGTattcaattcatcatcatcatatcacggTCATTGCTTAAATGACTATTGGTTCAAGGGTCCAGACCTCCTGAATGATCTTTTGGGGGTGCTGCTGAGATTCCGGATGAATGAAGTTGGATTCTGCGGAGACATTTCTAAGATGTACCACAGGGTCTCGATTCCTGAGAGAGATATGAATGTACACCGGTACCTGTGGCGAGACATGCAGACCGATAGAAAGCCAGATGTTTACATTATGAAAGTGGTTACGTTTGGAGACAAGCCAGCGCCAGCTATGGCCCAGCTGGCATTGAGAATGACAGCGGAAGCAGCAGAAGCTACACATCCGAAAGCAGCACAAGTGTTGAAGGAGAGTGTCTACATGGACGACATTTGTGACTCAGTTAGAGAAGTGAGTGAAGCAGAGCAGCTTACAAGTGAAATTGACCAGGTACTTCAGGAAGGTGGCTTCAAAGTCAAAGGCTGGACCAGCAATGAAGCATTGAAAGGAGAAAGtaaaaaggaaggggaaaccAGAATCCTTGAAGCTGCCCTGGAAGACAAAGTGCTGGGAATAGCATGGGATAACCAGCAAGACATGTTCTTCTACAAAGTAAAGGAGACAGTTCCCAGTTCTCCTAATGATGGGAAAGATGAAGAGAGTCTGCTTACCAAGAGAAAGGTCCTGAGCAGAATTGCACGAATATTCGATCCAATAGGCTTTGCCGCTCCCGTACTAGTTCGTGCAAAAATTGGAATGCAGCAGCTGTGGCAGAGAGGATACGATTGGGATGAACTGTTACCTTCCGATCAACAGAAGTGGTGGGTGACATTCTTGAAAGAGATGCAGGACTTAAATAACGTCAAATACGAGAGATGTCTTACTCCACCGATGGCTATCGGTCAACCCACACTATGCATATTTGCGGATGCGTCTGAGGTAGCATTTGGAGTCTGCGTATATTTGCAGTGGAAACTAGAAGATGGTAAATATGCTGTTAGATTTGTACTAGCCAAATCTCGAGTCGCTCCTCTGAAGAAGATTACTGTACCTAGACTAGAGCTTCAGGCGGCAGTGATGGCTGCAAGAGTCTACACAACTGTCATGAAAGAACTGAGGCTGCAGCCTGAGAGTGTCATCTTCATGACTGATAGCATGATCGCCCTATCTTGGATTCGAAGTGAGGGCAGGAAATTCAAGCCATTCGTTGCAGCAAGGATTGGTGAAATCCAAAGCCATACCAACCCTGCACAGTGGAAGTATGTCCCAGGAGAGCTTAACCCAGCTGATGACGTCTCTAGAGGTCTGCCAGTAAAGAAGCTCTCAGAAAGATGGAAGCAAGGACCTGCGTTCCTGTACAGACCTAAAGAGGAATGGCCGTCAGAAAAGGCTGTTCCAGACACAGAAACAGAGGTTGAATCAGAACGACGCAAGGTCAATCACATCTCAGCCAAACAAAATGATGTGATAGATGTCAAGAAATTCTCAAGCTGGAGAAAACTAATCCGAGTGACAGCCTATGTCTTGAAGTTCGTCGAGAAACTGAAAGCTGCACGTTGGATAAGGTCTGATGACAATGTCGATCCTGATGAAAGATGCTTATCGACAGCCCAGTTGCAGAAAGCTGAACGCTTTTTGATTAAGGAAGCCCAGAGTACCTTGCATCAACGGGTAAAGAATGGAGACTTCAAGACACTAAGCCCGTTTGTAGACAAAGAGGGAATTATCAGAGTCGGTGGACGGCTAGACAAGGCTCAGATATCTTATGAGCAAAGACATCCAGCTTTGCTGCCATATGGTGCATggatatcaacgctgatcacAAGACATATGCATCAGCTAGGACATGGTGGTGTGGCAGCTACAGCAGCAAAGATAAGACGCCAATACTGGATCCTGCAGATTCACAAGCTGGCAAAGACTGTGAAGTATAGGTGCGTGATGTGTCGACGCATGGAGCATCAGGTGGAGTCACAAGTCATGTCTGATCTACCAGATGAGAGAGTTGCCCCGTTTACACCACCATTTTACTTCTCATCTGTGGACTATTTCGGCCCAATATCAGTTAAGGTAGGGAGGAACAAGACCGCCAAGCACTATGGGGTCCTCTTCTCCTGCCTGAATACAAGAGCCATACATCTTGAAGTGGCTGTTGATTGCACGTCCATGGAATTCATGCAGGTGCTACGGAGGTTTTTCGCCATGAGGGGTCAACCTGCATTCATACTGAGCGACAACGGCACACAGTTCGTCGGTACTGAAAGAGAGTTACATGAGATGGTGCAAGGTTGGAGCTCTGAGGAGTTAAGAGATTTCTGCGCTGAGAGAGGAACGACGTGGAAGTTCACAACTCCATCTGCACCACATCACAATGGGTGTGCTGAGGCGCTAGTGAAGAGCTGCAAGATTGCCCTGAAGAAAGCCATCGGGGATCAACTGCTCACACCCTTCGAGCTGCACACCTGTCTCCAAGAGGTCGCTAATCTCGTCAACCAGCGACCCATTGGAAGAGCACCAAATGATCCTGATGATGGGACATATCTGTGTCCAAACGATCTACTCCTTGGAAGATCTTCGAGCGCGGTTCCTCAAGGTCCCTTCAGAGAGACGAAGAACCCAAGACATCGCTTCGAATTTGTCCAGCGAATCGTCGACGCTTACTGGAAGAGTTGGATGCGTGACGTCTTTCCACTACTGGTTCCGCGTCGAAAATGGAACAATGACAGACGCAATGTCCGAATCGATGATGTGGTTATTCTGGCTGACCATAATGCAGTTCGAGGAAAGTGGACATTGGGTAGAATCATCCAGGTGTACCCTGGAACTGATGGGAAGGTTCGAACAGTAAAGGTCAAATCTAAAGGTTGTGAGTATAAGCGACCAATCTCGAAGATTGTTGTAATCTATCCAACAGAAGGGTATGACGATGAGTAA